The genomic region TCCAGCGAGGCGCGGGGACTCATGCTGGAGTCGGCGGCCAGGTTGAATATCAGGGAGCCGCAGATTGTGCGACCGGAGAATCCGCTCGAGGGCATGCTGTTCAGGCGCATTGGGCAGAGCAGCGGGCACATCATCCAGTACACTCCGTGGACCACGCTGAGTGCTGTAGTGGAGCACCACTTCTTCGGCGTGACCGGATTCTGCCGGGGAGCGGACCTGGTACACGAGGCTTTGCTGTACGACTACCTGTGCTGCGCCCTGGGTTGGGTGGCACCGGAGCAGTTCTACATTCCCGTGGTGCGGCGGGGCTGGGGGTACACCAAGGAGTCGAAAAGCGATGCGGGCAGCCATTCGCACTCTAGCCTGCGAGAGTTGCGGCGTCTAGGGATAACTGGCGAGCAGGTCATTGACACTCTGCGGGAACTGGACTTCCGGCGGGAGCAGGAAGGGCGCGACGCCATCAACATTCCGTTGGATGTCCTGAACCTGCCGCCCTTGCCAGGGACTATTCCGTATCACCTGAAGACATGAAGACAC from Chloroflexi bacterium ADurb.Bin180 harbors:
- a CDS encoding glutamyl-Q tRNA(Asp) synthetase — encoded protein: MDDAIGRESNRYCVGAAYTTCFRPTPYMDMHLGHAWCAYRNWDISARLGGRFHLILDDEQYRLSRHENNPVALSLAEAKEHYVEDLEWLGCPPDEVHFSSEARGLMLESAARLNIREPQIVRPENPLEGMLFRRIGQSSGHIIQYTPWTTLSAVVEHHFFGVTGFCRGADLVHEALLYDYLCCALGWVAPEQFYIPVVRRGWGYTKESKSDAGSHSHSSLRELRRLGITGEQVIDTLRELDFRREQEGRDAINIPLDVLNLPPLPGTIPYHLKT